The Macadamia integrifolia cultivar HAES 741 chromosome 3, SCU_Mint_v3, whole genome shotgun sequence genome segment GGACTAATCATAGAGTTAGACATACATCAATAAGAGAAtcttttccaaagaaaaaagagagagaatgacaTAGACCCATTTAATGAACAAAATGATTTCAATCGATTAGGAACCATACAAATTAATCAGAATTGTCTGGATTGGCACCCTTACCTTTATATGTCAAGTTTGTGTTATATCTGATTCCACCATTAATCCAAAGGTCATTATAATGAGTGCCTACTTGTACATGCACATGTAAATCCATTATGTTAGTGGTAGGGACCAAGATTTGGAGGAGCGGTCTAAAATTTATTTGGGAAGGAGATAGGTGGGTCTTGTCACAAAATTAGGTATCGCATAAATCAGTCACATAGTATCATGGAACAAAATACCAATGCTATAAAAAACTTTAGGCTATCCCATTGACCTTCCATTATCAATAATCAAAATTGTATTGTATCTGACGTATTCCTTCTGTAAATTCATGGTTTTAGGATTCAATATCAAATTGATTCTAATATTTGACTAATATGAATCGCTCAATATGATACAAATATAATGTTTATGGAGAAAGAATCTTGGTTACCAGTGCGCAGGGTCAATGGGAGGATATAACGTTTATGGAGAAAGAATCTTGGTTACTAGTGCATAGGGTCAATGGGAGGGTGTACGAGAGCATTTTCAACACACAGGGGGTAATGTGGTATTTTTACACTCTCGTGTCTAGCATAGACACAACCAGACTGATGAGGTTCTTTctccctactttttttttcagaaatttttctttcatttgttgAGGATGGTTCACCCATTATACTAGGATTCGCAAATCCCTATAGGGTTTTAATATGTTCCCAAAATATCCTTCCCAATAGACAATGACTTCTCTTGCCGATTCCACATTCCCGGTAGGGTCTAGGAAAACTTAATCCTTTtacttttaagaaaaaaaaaattcatttttagtaGAATGGCTTTTGCAAAAAGCATGGGCCCAATGTGAGCGCatgtagaagcatcaataagATAAACATTTCTGCCTTTCACGAAGGATTTTAGAATTGGCCTTGTCCAATCCTAATTCTTGACCATGATTCTTGATCAATACTGTATCGCTAGATGGGTACTGATGaagaataagataaaaaaaaatcgatttttaATGACATACAAGGGTATATTTATCAAATCGAAACCGATCTAAATTGGAACAGATCAATGACAATCCTGTCAGATTCCAAGATGATTGAGTTCCAATATCTTAAATCATTCTCCCAAATAGAATtcattttctaaaaatttttaaatttttttttattatttttttatgaaagagaaaactaTATTAATAAAAACTGTCAGATATTACATCATAACTATCCTGAAGATTCGACTGCCTAATTCTATCATACATAGCTATATCCCGTAGACACATCATCACTTGAGATTCCGATTTacatttgtataaaaaaaaaaggaatatatcCAAATCTAGAATGTAATTTCCAAAAGACTGCGAAAGAAAGAAATGACCAACTTTTGCTAGAAGATTTTGGAATAAAATGAAGTAAATTCTTTGTTGAGAATCATACTTCACCGAAAGTCCAACCCTTGGTAGCAGCTAGATTTAGACCTTGTAGAATTTCAAAAGCTTCTATTTCCTCAATAAATGTAGTTGATACAGTTCCcatcctgatgaccttgaacTTCCCTTGTAACAGAATGCCAATTAACCAACCTGTTTTTGACCCCAAAAAGTTCGTAATACCAAGATATAATATTATATGATtcggaaaaaaatgaagagaaaagtaTCTCCCTATGATGTCTTCTAGATCATCTGTATTGAAGAAGATAGAATTAGAGAAGAGTCGGTAAATTACAATAGATTTAAATCAATAACCCAGTTAGTAACATCATGAACAATAGCCTTTGGATTGagtgatttttttatttgttactATATTATTACGGTGCcaccaaataaagaaaattgttaTAACAAAAATACTAAAACATTGTGATTTTTCAGATTTCGACAAATTAGCatgtaaaaacaaaaactgaactAAGTCCTGAATTGATGCCAACTGAAGAGAATTTGATCTAAGACCAAGAGGGCATACAGCTTAAATACGATCTGAAAATtcacaatgaacaattaagTGACAAATGGATTCCATTTCCTTGTCACAAAAGACATAACCATTATCAATATCTAACCATTTAGACACAGTTCTTTTAATCGAAATATCATTAAATAACGTATGTAACAAAAGCATTTTAAACTTAGAAGAGATACGTAACTTCCATAGAAAATTCTACTAACCAATTGAAAAATCTGAGAATGTGGGCGGACAGCCCCCCACCCTGATGGAAGACCATATTTGAAATGGAACCAATACAATTCCGATATGATCGATCCGTATTGGTCAAATAAATCCGTTATTCGTATTCTCCGTTCTAGAAAAACAGAAGGAGACAAGGCAGAGACGGAAAACTTAAAACGGAAAAGGAGAATATTTGTGTTTGACGACGAAGGAAGCCTAGGAGGAGGAGGACGTCCTTCCATGACTTCCGTCCATCCAACCATCCATCAAAGGTCGCATCATCCAGATGTTGGTCCCTTGGAGATTACAATTTACTAAATTCCTAATTTTCCTACACCATTCATTGATTCATTCCAACTTCCAACTTGGTTGGCTCTTCTTAggatcccatcccatcccaatTCATCCATCTGACCCTAATCTAATAGGGCCAGTAGATACCAAAACTGCACGTTTCATGGTTTGGTCACTGGGTCCCACCTCCCTTAGATTCCCTGCCCTTTCAGTATCATCATCAGATTGCGACCTTCCAATCGTCAAGCTGGCTGGCATGCTTGCTTCAGAAAATCTAAGCATCtgatcagaatcagatgggtcCCGCAAGATCGATCACTTGATACCGCCCACAGTTATACGACTCGTATGTAAGATCTTGCGTTGATTGGGTTGGAGTTGGGAGTGATCACTCTCTGTCTCTGTTGGCtattctgttcttttctttgggTTTCGTCTGTAGGTTCAGATAACGCGATTCGAAGACGCGGAAACCGAACATTTTATGTGGTTCGTTCATCTCTCGGCCCCCACCCGTTTTGGCATTTTGAAACGAAGAGGCAGAGAAAGGGGAGCAGACTGATTGAGATTGAGAGTGAGAGTGAAGGAATCAGATCTTCTCTAGTGCATCAGTACGTCAAATATGTAATTGATGGTTGAGGGAACATTTTATGTAGTTCGATCCTCTCTCGGCCCTCATCCCTTGCGTGTTACTTTTGTTACTAGGGgttcaacaaaatggcagtggTTCGGAGGTGGCAAACctcaatgaattttttttaggattatataggtattttggtAAAGTGCATATGAATAATATTGATAGTAATTGTAAATTGTACATCTTATATATCTTACGAGGGGTGTGACGATAATtgactgtaaccctattctcctttgatagtgaagtagatcTTATCTCAGTATGAATGTAGACAATCGTGCTGAATCACATAAGTCTTTGTTTTCGTTGGTTGATTGTTTGTGGTttctattggttttttttttttttctttcttaactaTTTTAGGTTGTTGTTTTCTTCAATGATGATGAATAATCAGTCCTTGCATACTCTTTATTGCCACTATAACTTCCACCGGTATAAAGTTTAAACGAAAGGGTATATGGATGGATTAGTACTCAGCATACCATTTTAGGTCGAATGGTAATAATATGTTACTGATGAAGATAACCCATTCTTGAGGTAATGGGGTATCTGAACCACGAGGAACTTATTGGAAAGAAGGGGAATAAAAACAATGGGAAGGGGAAAATTTGGAGGTTCAAGGGCCGAGTTACATGGCACCAACAGGGTTCACAGTAGAGGGGAGGGTGGAAGAGGGGGGGGGCAGTGTGCACAATAGTTTGCCAACGAGGGGGTAGACAAAGCAAGAGAGGGTGCACGGAGTTcatggtgagagagagagaaagggtatAATGGCGGTGGAGAAAATGGAGTTGCAACAATATATTGATTAAACCTTTAAAAAGCAGAGAGGGAGATCCAACGATCAATGAGATGCTAGTATGTAAGATTCCATTACACCCTATTGGTGTCAACACCATTTTCACTATTAGTATTGATCACTATAGAAAATGTGTCAAACTTGGCTTTAGGTGGACCCATATGGCAAACGACTGCATCAAGCTAATAGGGTGAAGTAGGTGATACCATACAGATGAGGGTTTTAAACAAAGAACTATGATTGGCCGGAATCGAGTCCAGTTGATTCCAATTCGATTCTGTTTTGGATCAGTACTCAATCAATTGGCAATCAGCCAGAATTGGTTGGAATCGACCAGATttagcctaaacccaaaaacctccCCCCATTAATCACCCACCCTGGAATTCCAGCctacccccccaccccctccccttgATCGTCAACTTTGGTCGATAGGCCATGACTCATTGGATCGACTCGACTTGAAGGAGTATATATTTGTGCTATAGTCTTGTTGAGaaaacaagtgagattttgggaTTTTCGAATTAAGGTTTCTGGGTGAGTTTCTTGCTGTGagtttgagtgttcttgagaaatcTCCAATGTAACATTTCTTCTATCATATAGGCCCCGTTTGATTGATGGTGTTTTGATGGGGTGGGAGTTTGGTTGGGATTCTTGTACGAACTTTTCCACCCCAATGGGTTATTGGCTCGTTTGGATAACCGGGGTAGGAATTTGGATAGACAAGGTAACTTACCTTGAACCTGAAAGCAATGCAAACCTTAAACCATCCAAGGGTTTGACGTGGGGAGTAATCTGTTGATGGTTCGACCTACTGTAGTGCAGGAATCaatttttcacatgccaagccgaTCATGACCTCCACACTCTCTCTACCTTGCTGAAGAACACTTGAAGCTATCGATTCCATAGCAGCACCTTCATTATTTCTCTCTTCACTCTCCTCTCACTTGACTTCTCTCATCGTCTCTCTAAGATTCCGAAGGTTGGGTGGGCTGTTATAGTACATCTACCTTCATTTTACCAATCCTGTCTCATGCCATTGCACTGTGGGGCTCATATGTCAAATTATCCCACCCCCAACTTCCTTCTAAACAAATGGGGCTATAGTGAACCATCTTCGTTGCTCGTAGATTGTAACACATCATTTTGGTGTATGGATCTCGTTATATCTTTGTGTCAtcttttttaaatttgtttgttttcttcgTATTTGTTGATGTTCAttagaaaaattataaataaaacttTTGCCTTTCCCCTTGCACAAACAATGAATGGATCTATCACCATATTCTTACTATGGTGGCGTCGGAATCTTTTTCCCAAGCCATTTTTCAATAGATTCAGGTACAATTCAAGCATCTTTAGCATCTATGAATTTGATTTCAAAAACTCAAACTATAAAATTGGGACAACTGAGTAGGAAACAACCCAACCGGCAAAAACCAATCCCCCACTTTTGGAAAGCATAAGAGGTTAAACACATGAACCAGTTTCAGAACCTGCCTTGTGGCCTAAGGTTTAAACCGaaaaagagaaattgattttcttGCAGTTTATAATCCTAAAGAGAGATTTTCATTCTTTGAATTCCACGCAACCAAACAAGGTTCCGGGCTCTTCTCATTTGTTGAATCGTACACGGTAatacaacagaaaaaaaaaaaaaaaaaagtaaaaattccAAGGAAAATCACCACCACTTTTAGGATGTTTATGGACAGTAGCAGCAGTGATGGATTCGAACAAGTTTAGAATTTCTCTAATTCTTGCCTTTGAAGTTGAGATTAATAAGTGGTCTTGAATGGCTTGTACACCTTGAGATCCGTCACAACCCCTGCAATTgaaccagcagcagcagcaatggAGACGACGAGACAAGCAAAGCTAAGGATTTGCAGACAAATCCATTGAGAACTCCATTTGGGTATCTTCTTGTGAGACACATACATCTCAATTGGGAAGTATACTGTGAGTGGCCAAAACCCAAAAGCTCCAAGGATCCCAACTACGTCattgaagaagggaagaagcaTAGAAATGATTGTGGTTAAGATGACGAACAGAGTCCTCCATATCAGTCTGAAGAGGTTTAGATTGTAAGGTCTGTAGCCTGGAATTGGTACTTTGATATCTTTTGTGATGAATTTGCTCTCGGGCCACCTGTTTGCTACCCATTTCTCGATGAATGCGAACAGGGGTTGGCAATAAACTTGGTAAGCTCCAACCAAGTGGATTACAATGGCGGCATTAGCGATGTCCAGAAGCCAAAATGGGTTGTAGAATCCGAAACCTGTGAGGAGGTTTCCAGGTGCGAAGTCACCGAATGCTGCGTAACCCATGCAGCCACAGAGCATGTAGAACAAAGTCGTCACTGCAACGCTCAAAAGGGTTGCTTTCTTCATTGTCTTTGCTTCCGATGGTGGAGATTTGACTGTGTCTTGGATTTCAATGAGGATGATAGAGTAAGAGTAAGCGAAGGCGATGTCTCCCAGAGCTTGGAAACTTCTCCATATCTTCTGAGTCTCAGTGACTGCGCCGATGCTTATTCCGGTGAGACTTCCCTTGAATTTCTTATGCACTGGTtgcagaaaaagaaacagaGTTTCAGTTGGGTTTCACTGAAATTAAGTAAATGAATCTGTAGAAGCAgaaaagggaattttttttaaagaattaaaGTTCAAACCTGCAACTTGAGCAATTCCAAGTCCAAGACCAATTGTAGAGTAAGTGAAGGACATAACAGCTGCAACAATGGAGAGCCACCATATCTGATCAAAGTCTGGGATCTGGGAGAAGAGAATCTCAGTAACTCCAAATATGATCATGTATGGGTTGCTTGATATGTGACATGAGCTATTATCTCCTTCCTCATGGAAGCAATTAGACCTCTTAATAGCCCTGCAATTTGCAAACCCACCAAAGAAGAAAACCATTACACCAtagattttttaataaaatcataagaaatgagagaaaatatatcattttgattcaaattcaaattcaaattcaactCACGTCATGCTTATAGATGCTGCTATAGTGTATCCGATAGCGACACCAAAAAGGTTCAGGTACTGAATTAAACCACAAATCTTGACCTTAACTCCACCTGAGAAAAAGAAACAGAGCTTTTCAGAAGATCAGAAAAGAACCCGATTAGATTGGGAAGGTGAAAGAATCAATAATTACTTACCGAGGTTGGATCGAACAGCATCCATATAAGTGTAGTTTCGTTTGCCCGAATCTTGATCACCCGACCTGTAACAATCGGCGAGGAGGGACGAAGTATAGTAAATCACAAAGGAGAAGAGGAACATCACAGCAGGACCAGCAATCCACCCCAACTGAGCTATAGCCCATGCCAAAGATAGAACACCAGAGCCTATCACAGCTGTTATGATATGGGCACTTGCAGTCCATACAGTTCCTGTTCGCTTGAGACGACCATCGTCATCAAAACATTTCGAACCACCTTGAGGAATCATGTCTATGGAGAGACCAGAAGCTTGGTGGTGTAGCTGGTGATGGTTCTTGGTGGCAACGTTCTCCCCCATCTTTGAAAGAAACCAACACACGGAGAATAGATTTTTGTGAGGGAAATGATAAATAAAAAGCTGGGCTTTTGATCTTTTAGTTTATTAAATGGATTTGCAGACTTTGTTTAGAAAGTAATATTGCTAAGCAAGTGGTTACAGAAGGGAAAATGAAAGCTGAAACGGGAAAAAAGGTTAGTTTTCTAGTACAGTTCAGTAATTCTTGTATCTCTTATCTCAGTGACGTGCACACTACCCAAAtcacaaaaacccaaaacaattCTGAAGTTTAGGCAAGGTGGGTATGCCTCAATTATGTTTCACTACCTACCCAAGCAcccagaaaacaaaaaacagagCTTAACAATTGCAGAGCCTAAGTTAGTTGCAGAGAAAGAAAcaagtaggagaagaaatggaaGGGGAAAGGAGCTATtggggaaagggagagagagttttcTGACTTGTCTCTGCGCTGAAACTTCCCAGCTATATAGCCCACAGAGAGAAGCAAGCAACTGAATTTGATAATCTCAAGGAGAGATAGAGGGGGCTATATATAGCAACTCTGGTGGtagaaaaagctagagagaaggGCACGTGGCCCAAAGACTCCAAGACGGAGTTGTCAACGACCGACCACTATAAACTTTTTCAAATAACCATCAACAACCTCTGAGtcaataatctctctctctctctctctctctctctctctctcacacacacacacagttgTGTCATAAGAACCCCACATCTTCCCCCACCCTAAAGGCCTTGATGACCCTCAACCCCAACTTGCGTCTTCAACTCTTCATAAGAAACCCACAATCTTCCCCACCCTTAAGGTCCCTGACCTTACACCCACCTCACGTTTTTCAAAACCAAACAAGAATTTGTAAGTTTATAAttataaagacaaaaaaactgaaacacatAATTAAAAGTTCTCCTTATTGCTTCATAAACAAGAGCCAAACAAACCCCATCTCTTACAAAATTGAATGACAAAGATTTTCAATGCCCTTTAGCCATACCGTCATTATTCCAGCTCTCCCTCCTTCGATGAAAATGGAGCTTTTATCTTCCACAACAGAGGAATAGATGAAGAGGGTAGGAGAGTTAATATCAAAGAGGGGTATGAGAAAGCTGCAAGTCCCTCTGATTCAGTTAAGCTTATATAGAGGACTGAGGAGCATAAGGAACAGCACTAAGAGAATTaaaatattacattttttttcacaTTGCCATTCTTTTTCCCCTCATCTCACGTGTGTGGCTTTCCCTCCATCCTTCTTGAAAGTATAAGAATATGGTTCCCTTTGTACCTCTAAATGTGTATCCACTATAGtgatatttaaaagaaaaaaaaataaaatccaagcaTGGTATGAGTACCCTACCATTTTATGATTAAACTTTTAAGTCATTAAAATCTATAGTTGGATACAGTATCTAATTCTCTCTTTAGCTCCCAAGGACTGAGGAATGAATGAAGTAGTGAACAAAGGGCACTACGATGCACTCTTAGGATCTTTGAATTTTGAATGCCTTTTTTGTGTTTATAATTAAATTTCAATATAAATTTAATTTTGTTAAATGAAGGACCAATCAATTTTTTCGAATCGACTAGAATTTACACGTGGTTGAACCAGCAACACACAACATTAGCTTAGTGTTAGAACACTTTATTAGCAAGTGTAGATTATT includes the following:
- the LOC122072582 gene encoding amino acid permease 3-like isoform X1, which encodes MTMGENVATKNHHQLHHQASGLSIDMIPQGGSKCFDDDGRLKRTGTVWTASAHIITAVIGSGVLSLAWAIAQLGWIAGPAVMFLFSFVIYYTSSLLADCYRSGDQDSGKRNYTYMDAVRSNLGGVKVKICGLIQYLNLFGVAIGYTIAASISMTAIKRSNCFHEEGDNSSCHISSNPYMIIFGVTEILFSQIPDFDQIWWLSIVAAVMSFTYSTIGLGLGIAQVAVHKKFKGSLTGISIGAVTETQKIWRSFQALGDIAFAYSYSIILIEIQDTVKSPPSEAKTMKKATLLSVAVTTLFYMLCGCMGYAAFGDFAPGNLLTGFGFYNPFWLLDIANAAIVIHLVGAYQVYCQPLFAFIEKWVANRWPESKFITKDIKVPIPGYRPYNLNLFRLIWRTLFVILTTIISMLLPFFNDVVGILGAFGFWPLTVYFPIEMYVSHKKIPKWSSQWICLQILSFACLVVSIAAAAGSIAGVVTDLKVYKPFKTTY
- the LOC122072582 gene encoding amino acid permease 3-like isoform X2 → MGENVATKNHHQLHHQASGLSIDMIPQGGSKCFDDDGRLKRTGTVWTASAHIITAVIGSGVLSLAWAIAQLGWIAGPAVMFLFSFVIYYTSSLLADCYRSGDQDSGKRNYTYMDAVRSNLGGVKVKICGLIQYLNLFGVAIGYTIAASISMTAIKRSNCFHEEGDNSSCHISSNPYMIIFGVTEILFSQIPDFDQIWWLSIVAAVMSFTYSTIGLGLGIAQVAVHKKFKGSLTGISIGAVTETQKIWRSFQALGDIAFAYSYSIILIEIQDTVKSPPSEAKTMKKATLLSVAVTTLFYMLCGCMGYAAFGDFAPGNLLTGFGFYNPFWLLDIANAAIVIHLVGAYQVYCQPLFAFIEKWVANRWPESKFITKDIKVPIPGYRPYNLNLFRLIWRTLFVILTTIISMLLPFFNDVVGILGAFGFWPLTVYFPIEMYVSHKKIPKWSSQWICLQILSFACLVVSIAAAAGSIAGVVTDLKVYKPFKTTY